In a single window of the Pseudomonas entomophila genome:
- a CDS encoding YncE family protein, which produces MPYPLTLTPPLRLLTLASALLACAPLASADDVLLVGNKADASVSALDTRNGQEMIRLPVGTGPHEVVVSGNGLLAVVGNYGAQGTANNSLSVIDWPTRTVIRTIDLGQDARPHGIRFLPDSQRVVVTTEASERLLVVDLAQGKVLERIDVGGGKPHMVALSPGADRAYVTHVDSGTLSVVDLLHKKKIAEIPTGSGSEGVAVTPSGSQVWVSNRGGNEVVIVDAQRLEVTDRIRTGLFPIRVAMTPDGKYALVTCAKSAELAVIDVAAKKEIKRIGLARESAEYRRTMLGEEALPIGAVVSPDGKRVYVAISGGDEVAVISTANWTEKARWKAGPEPDALAIVVQPKEES; this is translated from the coding sequence ATGCCCTACCCCCTGACACTCACGCCCCCCCTGCGCTTGCTGACCCTGGCCAGCGCCCTGCTCGCCTGCGCGCCCCTGGCCAGTGCCGACGATGTCCTGCTGGTCGGCAACAAGGCCGACGCCAGCGTGTCGGCCCTGGACACCCGCAACGGCCAGGAGATGATCCGCCTGCCGGTCGGCACCGGCCCCCACGAAGTGGTGGTCAGCGGCAACGGCCTGCTGGCGGTGGTCGGCAACTACGGCGCCCAAGGCACGGCCAACAACAGCCTGAGCGTGATCGACTGGCCGACGCGCACGGTCATCCGCACCATCGACCTGGGCCAGGACGCCCGCCCTCACGGTATTCGCTTCCTGCCCGACAGCCAGCGCGTGGTAGTCACCACCGAAGCCAGCGAGCGCTTGCTGGTGGTCGACCTGGCCCAGGGCAAGGTGCTCGAGCGCATCGACGTCGGTGGCGGCAAGCCACACATGGTCGCGCTGTCGCCCGGTGCCGACCGCGCCTACGTCACCCATGTCGACAGCGGCACCCTGTCGGTGGTCGACCTGCTGCACAAAAAGAAGATCGCCGAGATCCCGACTGGCTCGGGCAGCGAGGGCGTGGCGGTCACCCCCAGTGGCAGCCAGGTGTGGGTCAGCAACCGTGGCGGCAACGAAGTAGTGATCGTCGATGCCCAGCGCCTGGAGGTCACCGACCGTATCCGCACCGGCCTGTTCCCGATCCGCGTCGCCATGACCCCGGATGGCAAGTATGCGTTGGTCACCTGTGCCAAGTCGGCGGAACTGGCCGTCATCGACGTGGCGGCCAAGAAAGAGATCAAGCGCATCGGCCTGGCCCGCGAGAGTGCCGAGTACCGCCGCACGATGCTCGGTGAAGAGGCGCTACCGATCGGGGCCGTGGTCTCGCCCGATGGTAAGCGGGTCTATGTGGCGATCAGCGGTGGCGACGAAGTCGCCGTTATCAGCACCGCCAACTGGACCGAGAAGGCGCGCTGGAAAGCCGGCCCCGAGCCGGATGCCCTGGCGATCGTGGTGCAGCCGAAGGAAGAGAGCTGA
- a CDS encoding amino acid adenylation domain-containing protein, whose protein sequence is MFQIYSCPLSSAQQEVCLAISQSGRNVNYHLCDVIDLRGDLNLAWLEAAIHGQLLQADALRANFEIDPRSGEYMQRIHATDTLPAKTFQFHDVSDRAAPEQACSELLQHLLGHDMDLQREPLARYVVVRLGARHHRLVELASHLVVDGFGHGILFGNITAHYNALSRGAQLAPHGYAPLASVAEAERAYRDSPQHDKDRGYWRQYCLKMPEPTQLVPGDAPLVSLNRLRQVFQGETVQQLRRVAGEQSLRLSSILLALCATYLHRMTGQAELAVGMPVAARQLKALRELPSMVANILPLHLSFTAQSTVLSVAANIQRQLRHHLLHQTYRSESMIRDLHTERGNKPLFNTLLNIVAYDQGPGFEGCDTTIQNYANGPAEHLGIDIFDRHQDGRLEIGFNANADLYPDAALALHYQRLVALFERFVEAPDTLAADYDLFLEDEHARFYSLPVAKGALPVFADAFAGAVREHAGRVALSEGGRSLRYAELDADATRLAAHLQAQGVKAGDCVVVMFSRSVEWVVAAVALFKLGACYVPVDPDLPPARIEHILADADPARVIVAPGSQLAVEVVADKLLQLTPEALAQLPQAEQALAPFDANLPAYLIYTSGSTGKPKGVEVTHRNLVPIARTAIEAAHLQPGARVLQFIAAGFDMSVLEIMMTLLAGAQLVITDKVSSAPGKALAKVVRQASIDLLVMTPSLLACHQTEDFPQDTTLLLGGEPCTPALLARFAHCRLLNVYGPTETSFATSINAHYGSGDLSIGPATDNTRLYVVDSQQRLLPPGSWGDLLIGGPGVARGYRNRPDLTAKGFVTDLLDPQGTMYRAGDRVFFDHQGRIHYLGRQDNQVKLRGLRIELDEIKNVLLGCNGVTDATVLLRDLRQGPAIVAYVASTDTRLDSAQLKQALGRHLPQHMIPSVIMRVDHFPLTPNGKLAVDRLPEPVLAEACELSAAQTPEEHAMCVLFAEALDCPEVFANQSFFDLGGHSLLGLQLVNRIREQFGVALGIADFLAAPTPRQLAQRLQRNNGYSDPFSAVLALRTEGQRPPLFCIHPGGGIAWPYAGLLAYLPQDQPLYALQSPILLDPERVVGSLEELAREYLQRILALQPQGPYQLAGWSVGGNLALLMAAMLQAQGHEVSFLCMFDSYPLQGGPASLKLDDAMIISRMTRAIVGSPRAGLKGLKSAMEEVLGSQQLGDAFLTRLVDDSKLMLELLGRCQYARYKGDLLFIRATTDILRQDEQQPGLWLPYIDGELVQVDVEAPHECLLQRQYLDQFGERFVEALLERQAAAAVNEA, encoded by the coding sequence ATGTTCCAGATATACAGCTGCCCGCTCAGTAGCGCCCAGCAGGAAGTGTGCCTCGCTATCAGCCAGAGCGGACGTAACGTCAACTATCACTTGTGTGACGTCATCGATTTGCGCGGTGACTTGAACCTGGCGTGGCTGGAGGCGGCCATTCATGGCCAGTTGCTGCAGGCCGACGCCCTGCGCGCCAATTTCGAGATCGACCCGCGCAGTGGCGAATACATGCAGCGCATCCACGCCACCGACACGCTGCCGGCCAAGACCTTCCAGTTTCATGACGTCAGCGACCGCGCCGCCCCGGAACAGGCTTGCAGCGAGCTGCTACAGCACCTGCTGGGGCACGACATGGACCTGCAGCGCGAGCCGCTGGCCCGCTACGTGGTGGTTCGCCTGGGCGCGCGTCACCATCGCCTGGTCGAGCTGGCCTCGCACCTGGTGGTGGACGGCTTCGGCCATGGCATCCTGTTTGGCAACATCACCGCGCACTACAACGCCTTGAGCCGAGGTGCACAGCTGGCGCCCCATGGTTATGCGCCGCTGGCCAGCGTGGCCGAGGCCGAGCGGGCCTATCGCGACAGCCCGCAGCACGACAAGGACCGCGGCTACTGGCGTCAGTACTGCCTGAAGATGCCCGAGCCCACCCAACTGGTGCCGGGCGACGCGCCACTGGTTTCGCTCAACCGCCTGCGCCAAGTGTTCCAGGGCGAGACCGTGCAGCAGCTGCGCCGGGTGGCCGGCGAGCAGTCGTTGCGGCTGTCGAGCATCCTGCTGGCGCTGTGCGCCACCTACCTGCACCGCATGACCGGCCAGGCCGAATTGGCCGTCGGCATGCCCGTGGCCGCGCGCCAGCTCAAAGCGTTGCGCGAGCTGCCCTCGATGGTCGCCAACATCCTGCCGTTGCACCTGTCGTTCACGGCCCAGAGCACGGTACTGAGTGTGGCTGCGAACATCCAGCGCCAGTTGCGCCATCACCTGCTGCACCAGACCTACCGCAGCGAAAGCATGATCCGCGACCTGCACACCGAGCGGGGCAACAAGCCGTTGTTCAACACCCTGCTTAATATCGTCGCCTACGACCAAGGGCCAGGCTTCGAGGGCTGCGACACCACGATCCAGAACTACGCCAACGGGCCGGCCGAGCACCTGGGCATCGATATCTTCGACCGGCATCAGGACGGGCGCCTGGAGATCGGCTTCAATGCCAACGCCGACCTGTATCCGGACGCCGCACTGGCGCTGCACTACCAGCGCCTGGTGGCGCTGTTCGAGCGCTTCGTCGAGGCACCGGACACCCTCGCGGCGGACTATGACTTGTTCCTGGAGGATGAACACGCGCGCTTCTATTCGCTGCCGGTGGCCAAGGGGGCGTTGCCGGTGTTCGCCGACGCGTTCGCGGGTGCCGTGCGCGAGCACGCCGGCCGCGTGGCGTTGAGTGAAGGCGGGCGTTCCCTGCGTTACGCCGAACTCGATGCCGACGCCACGCGCCTGGCCGCTCACCTGCAAGCGCAAGGCGTGAAGGCCGGCGATTGCGTGGTGGTGATGTTCTCGCGCAGCGTCGAGTGGGTAGTGGCGGCAGTGGCATTGTTCAAGCTCGGCGCCTGCTATGTGCCGGTAGACCCCGACTTGCCGCCGGCACGCATCGAGCACATCCTCGCTGATGCCGACCCCGCGCGGGTGATCGTGGCGCCCGGTAGCCAGCTCGCCGTCGAGGTCGTCGCCGACAAGCTGCTGCAGCTCACCCCTGAAGCGTTGGCGCAACTGCCGCAGGCCGAACAGGCGCTGGCGCCGTTCGATGCCAACCTGCCGGCCTACCTGATCTACACCTCAGGTTCCACCGGCAAGCCCAAGGGCGTCGAGGTCACCCACCGTAACCTGGTGCCGATCGCCCGCACGGCCATCGAGGCGGCCCACCTGCAGCCGGGGGCGCGGGTACTCCAGTTCATTGCCGCTGGTTTCGACATGTCGGTGCTGGAGATCATGATGACCCTGCTGGCCGGTGCGCAGCTGGTGATCACCGACAAGGTTTCCAGCGCGCCGGGCAAGGCGCTGGCCAAGGTGGTCCGGCAGGCGTCCATCGACCTCCTGGTAATGACCCCGAGCCTGCTGGCCTGCCACCAGACCGAGGACTTCCCCCAGGACACCACGCTGCTGCTGGGTGGCGAGCCGTGCACGCCGGCGTTGCTGGCGCGTTTCGCCCATTGCCGCTTGCTCAATGTGTACGGGCCGACCGAGACCTCGTTCGCCACGTCGATCAACGCCCATTACGGTAGCGGTGACCTGTCGATTGGCCCGGCCACCGACAACACCCGCCTGTACGTGGTCGACAGCCAACAGCGCCTGCTACCGCCGGGCAGCTGGGGTGATCTGCTCATTGGCGGCCCGGGCGTGGCGCGGGGGTACCGCAACCGTCCGGACCTCACCGCCAAGGGGTTCGTCACTGACCTGCTCGACCCTCAGGGCACCATGTACCGCGCCGGAGACCGGGTGTTCTTCGATCACCAGGGGCGTATCCACTACCTCGGCCGCCAGGACAACCAGGTCAAGTTGCGCGGCCTGCGCATCGAACTGGACGAGATCAAGAACGTGCTGCTGGGGTGCAACGGCGTGACCGACGCCACGGTGTTGCTGCGTGATTTGCGCCAGGGGCCGGCCATCGTCGCCTATGTCGCCAGCACAGATACCCGCCTGGACAGCGCGCAACTGAAGCAAGCGCTTGGCCGGCATCTGCCCCAGCACATGATTCCGAGCGTGATCATGCGCGTCGATCATTTCCCGCTGACGCCCAACGGCAAGCTCGCGGTCGATCGCCTGCCGGAGCCTGTATTGGCCGAAGCTTGCGAGCTGAGTGCCGCCCAGACCCCGGAGGAGCACGCCATGTGCGTGCTGTTCGCCGAAGCGCTCGACTGCCCAGAGGTGTTCGCCAACCAGAGCTTCTTCGACTTGGGCGGGCATTCGCTGCTGGGCCTGCAACTGGTCAACCGGATCCGCGAGCAGTTCGGTGTCGCCTTGGGGATCGCCGACTTTCTCGCCGCGCCGACCCCTCGCCAGCTCGCCCAGCGCCTGCAGCGCAACAACGGTTACAGCGACCCGTTCAGTGCCGTGCTGGCGCTGCGTACCGAAGGTCAGCGGCCGCCGCTGTTCTGCATCCATCCCGGCGGTGGCATCGCCTGGCCGTACGCGGGGCTGCTGGCGTACCTGCCGCAGGACCAGCCGCTGTATGCCTTGCAATCACCGATCCTGCTCGACCCGGAGCGGGTGGTCGGCTCGTTGGAGGAGCTGGCGCGGGAGTACCTGCAACGCATCCTCGCGCTGCAACCCCAGGGCCCTTATCAACTGGCGGGCTGGTCGGTGGGCGGCAACCTGGCGCTGCTGATGGCCGCGATGCTGCAGGCCCAGGGGCATGAGGTGAGCTTCCTGTGCATGTTCGACAGCTATCCGTTGCAGGGCGGGCCGGCGTCGCTGAAGCTGGACGATGCGATGATCATCAGCCGCATGACCCGCGCCATCGTGGGTTCGCCACGGGCCGGGCTCAAGGGGCTCAAGAGCGCCATGGAGGAAGTGCTCGGCAGCCAGCAGCTCGGGGATGCCTTCCTGACCCGGCTGGTGGACGACTCCAAGCTGATGCTCGAATTGTTGGGGCGTTGCCAGTACGCACGTTACAAGGGCGACCTGCTGTTCATTCGCGCCACCACCGATATCCTGCGCCAGGATGAGCAGCAACCGGGCTTGTGGTTGCCCTACATCGACGGTGAGTTGGTGCAGGTTGATGTCGAGGCGCCCCATGAGTGCCTGCTGCAGCGCCAGTACCTGGACCAGTTCGGTGAGCGCTTCGTCGAGGCGCTGCTCGAACGGCAGGCCGCGGCGGCGGTCAACGAAGCCTGA
- a CDS encoding ComF family protein encodes MVIHPLPANPAWDYGISLDKHIVSSVPIGPNEYGYMQFDTVRTAIGEAVFQLKYRDNYKQVEFLAQSVAGALAGRRFDVVLPMPASKQRPRQPVCEVAQRAAALLDAGYNEQTLEKRWSTGLMKDLASYEERIKALAGCFTVNANLQPGSDILVLDDLYDTGASLQAACTALREYASIRSISVVALTRRH; translated from the coding sequence ATGGTCATCCACCCCCTCCCCGCCAACCCCGCCTGGGACTACGGCATCAGCCTGGACAAGCACATCGTCTCCAGCGTCCCCATCGGCCCCAACGAATACGGCTACATGCAGTTCGACACGGTCAGGACCGCCATCGGCGAAGCGGTGTTCCAGCTCAAGTACCGGGACAACTACAAACAGGTGGAATTCCTCGCCCAATCGGTCGCCGGCGCGCTCGCCGGGCGCCGCTTCGACGTGGTCCTGCCCATGCCCGCCAGCAAGCAGCGCCCGCGCCAGCCGGTCTGTGAAGTAGCCCAGCGGGCCGCCGCGCTGCTCGATGCCGGCTACAACGAGCAAACCCTGGAGAAACGCTGGAGTACCGGCCTGATGAAGGACCTGGCCAGCTATGAGGAGCGGATCAAGGCACTGGCCGGGTGCTTCACGGTCAACGCCAACCTGCAACCCGGCTCCGACATCCTGGTGCTGGACGACCTGTACGACACCGGCGCATCGCTGCAGGCCGCCTGTACCGCCCTGCGCGAATACGCTAGCATCCGCAGCATTTCTGTCGTCGCCCTGACGCGGAGGCACTAA
- a CDS encoding protein phosphatase 2C domain-containing protein produces the protein MHAPAPDTEIPMHFDLIQTLSLAGKPDVPNDDRIGCADCHAWVIDGATDLGAPGLLGERGGAAWLAGAAQRAFSVASGPLQTLCETVFDTLARDYQQDRQREPVAHWELPRAAFAAVALEGDELVCAHLADCVVLHRSAQGVAFLTPEPDREAERGEAAALGPGTGAHNVRTPAVLADRRQARERPRAVLGVDAQLSREGTCYSRAPVARGDDIVLMSDGFAALFDTYHAYAPRAFVERLLSHGLIDLARTLREIEQEDAACLRHPRFKMSDDASAIWLRVS, from the coding sequence ATGCACGCCCCTGCCCCCGACACGGAGATCCCCATGCATTTCGACCTGATCCAGACCCTCAGCCTGGCCGGCAAGCCGGACGTGCCCAATGACGACCGCATTGGCTGCGCCGACTGCCATGCCTGGGTCATCGACGGCGCCACCGATCTCGGCGCGCCCGGCTTGCTGGGCGAACGCGGCGGCGCGGCCTGGCTGGCGGGTGCGGCGCAACGTGCCTTCAGCGTGGCCTCGGGGCCCTTGCAGACGCTGTGCGAAACGGTGTTCGACACCTTGGCCCGCGATTACCAGCAGGACCGCCAGCGCGAACCCGTGGCGCACTGGGAGCTGCCACGCGCTGCGTTCGCTGCTGTGGCGCTGGAAGGCGACGAACTGGTCTGCGCGCACCTGGCCGATTGCGTGGTCCTGCACCGCAGCGCCCAAGGCGTCGCCTTCCTCACACCGGAGCCCGATCGCGAGGCGGAGCGCGGCGAAGCAGCCGCCCTGGGCCCTGGCACCGGTGCCCACAACGTGCGCACGCCCGCGGTGCTGGCCGACCGCCGCCAGGCCCGCGAACGGCCCAGGGCGGTGCTTGGCGTCGATGCCCAGCTGTCCCGGGAAGGTACCTGCTACAGCCGTGCTCCCGTGGCGCGGGGCGACGACATCGTGTTGATGAGCGATGGTTTCGCCGCGCTGTTCGACACTTACCACGCCTATGCACCGAGGGCGTTCGTCGAGCGCCTGCTGAGCCATGGCCTGATCGATCTGGCGCGTACGCTGCGCGAGATCGAACAGGAGGATGCCGCCTGCCTGCGCCATCCACGCTTCAAGATGAGCGATGACGCCTCGGCGATCTGGTTGCGGGTGAGTTGA
- a CDS encoding GNAT family N-acetyltransferase: MNDLPTHIDFPGLTVRCVRPEDHAMVCAHREAMFFEAGGTPERLRLMTEHFSPWLRPRLEDGRYYGFVLLDQDHPVAAIGLMDIEWPPHPNHPTQDLRGYVLNVYVEPSHRRRGLARGLMRLAEAEFARRGLGFAVLHATEAGRPVYAELGWAATTEMAKTLA; encoded by the coding sequence ATGAACGACCTCCCCACCCACATCGACTTTCCAGGCCTGACCGTGCGCTGCGTACGCCCCGAGGACCATGCCATGGTCTGCGCCCACCGCGAGGCCATGTTCTTCGAGGCCGGTGGCACGCCGGAACGCCTGCGCCTGATGACCGAACACTTCAGCCCGTGGCTGCGACCACGCCTGGAAGACGGCCGCTACTATGGCTTTGTGCTGCTGGACCAGGATCATCCGGTGGCGGCCATAGGGCTCATGGACATCGAATGGCCGCCGCACCCGAACCACCCGACCCAGGACCTGCGCGGCTATGTGCTCAATGTCTATGTCGAACCCAGCCACCGCCGCCGTGGCCTGGCTCGCGGGCTGATGCGCCTGGCCGAGGCCGAGTTCGCCCGGCGCGGCCTGGGCTTTGCCGTGCTGCATGCGACCGAGGCCGGCAGGCCGGTCTATGCGGAGCTCGGTTGGGCGGCCACGACTGAAATGGCCAAGACCCTCGCCTGA